The genome window CTGTTCTTCTAAGACTTTTTCTCTATGCTCACTAACTATTTCTGTGTCAAAATAAATGACATCTACATCTGGGAGTGGAGTTTTATTTTGAAATCCGTGAAGGCTATCCCAAACTTTGCTTCGGACGAAACCAGCACATATCCACCAATCAGGTAAATCTAGAGATTGAGCTGCTCGTAATATCTTCAGCATTTCTTCATCACGCTCAAATAGATTTTCTATGTCTATCATAGTTTTTAACATTATTTTAACCCCCATAAGTCTAGTGGTATTCATTAGATTGAAGTGTAACACTCCGATGTATATTCTTGGTATAAATAGGAGTGATAAAGATGAACATCCGCACAGAACAACCACAAGACATCGACCAAATAACGACCATCACAAACGCAGCTTTCAAGGGCGAAGGTGAAGCGAAGCTCATCTCGCTCATTCGTGAATCTGATTACTTTATTCCTGAGCTGTCATTAGTAACCGAAGAAGATGGAGAGGTTATTGGCCATATTTTATTTTCTAAAATTTTCATTCAAACGAATGCGAGCAAAGTTTCGACTTTAGCGCTAGCACCAATGAGTGTATCGCCGGAAAAACAACGACAAGGAATCGGTCAGCAGCTTGTCCGAGCAGGGCTACAAACTGCGAAAAAATTAGGTTGTCAACATGTGTTTGTCTTAGGGCATCCAGAGTTTTATCCTAAGT of Bacillus sp. 2205SS5-2 contains these proteins:
- a CDS encoding GNAT family N-acetyltransferase; this encodes MNIRTEQPQDIDQITTITNAAFKGEGEAKLISLIRESDYFIPELSLVTEEDGEVIGHILFSKIFIQTNASKVSTLALAPMSVSPEKQRQGIGQQLVRAGLQTAKKLGCQHVFVLGHPEFYPKFGFTPSVEFSITPPFPVGPEYFMAIELQRGSLSEVAGQIVYSPPFSAL